The following coding sequences are from one Candidatus Neomarinimicrobiota bacterium window:
- a CDS encoding sigma 54-interacting transcriptional regulator: MLDIKIGVVSTDHETSKIIQELADKMHLDILLKEGILEEGVVHARQLEREGVDIIISRGITGKKIKKKISLPTVIIEITAFDILKALNSAKSLGSKIAFLGNRKDIGPEFDSITKILGIEVECYPYNNTQEMDEQVTKILNSHVDVIVSTGLCIFEIAKKSGMNAILVKSGYEAIYNSLKRAIELIHDIRRTQEFSQKFRSVLESTNDGIFILDKDKRISFVNPAAEKLLNINAHKILGHKADEVNHNSFLTPILNNKKQEIIKKIGEKQFWLNTVPIRIKNKEQGLVIMFQSADRIQVLEQRFRRELLKKRLVAKHTFNDIVGKSELLKNTIERAKKFATTDATVLITGESGTGKELFAHSIHNESNRSKGPFVAVNCAALPENLLESELFGYEEGAFTGAKKGGKIGLFELAHGGTIFLDEIAEVSLQVQARLLRALQECEIMRLGSDRVIPVDVRIIAATNKDLSAAVQQGKFRNDLYYRLEVLDLEIPPLRKRKDDIEVLANYFKDILSHQISKNVPDLTPTAIEQLKKYDWPGNVRELRNVIEKYVLLIEDNQNCDDLIIKLINEKILKSFNIKADDSEHITIKIGKWEDMEQQILEYLKSKGTSIKDLTKILGTSRTTIWRKLKNSGKKSLAK; encoded by the coding sequence ATGTTAGATATAAAAATAGGCGTAGTTTCTACAGATCACGAAACATCCAAGATAATACAGGAACTGGCTGACAAAATGCATTTAGATATTCTGTTAAAAGAAGGAATATTGGAAGAAGGAGTTGTACATGCCCGTCAGCTCGAGCGTGAGGGTGTAGATATAATAATTAGCCGCGGAATAACAGGAAAAAAAATAAAAAAGAAAATTTCCTTACCAACGGTAATCATTGAAATTACCGCCTTTGACATACTTAAGGCACTTAATTCCGCTAAAAGCTTGGGTTCCAAAATAGCTTTTCTTGGTAATAGAAAAGATATAGGGCCTGAATTTGATAGCATTACCAAAATTTTAGGAATAGAAGTTGAATGTTACCCGTACAATAATACTCAAGAAATGGACGAGCAGGTTACGAAAATATTAAACTCCCATGTAGATGTTATCGTAAGCACGGGCCTGTGTATATTTGAAATTGCTAAAAAGTCGGGAATGAATGCCATTCTTGTAAAATCCGGTTATGAAGCCATTTATAACTCCTTAAAACGGGCTATAGAATTAATCCACGATATTCGCCGCACCCAGGAATTTTCCCAGAAATTTAGATCCGTTTTGGAGTCAACCAATGATGGCATTTTTATATTAGATAAAGATAAACGTATTTCATTCGTGAACCCTGCCGCAGAAAAACTTTTAAATATAAATGCCCACAAAATTTTAGGTCATAAAGCTGATGAGGTTAATCATAATTCTTTTTTGACTCCTATACTTAATAATAAAAAACAAGAAATAATTAAAAAGATCGGAGAAAAACAATTTTGGTTAAATACCGTGCCTATTAGAATAAAAAATAAAGAACAAGGTTTAGTTATAATGTTTCAAAGTGCAGATAGAATACAAGTTTTGGAACAAAGGTTTCGCCGGGAACTATTGAAAAAAAGACTAGTTGCAAAGCATACATTTAATGATATTGTGGGTAAAAGTGAATTATTAAAAAATACAATAGAAAGAGCAAAAAAATTTGCTACTACTGACGCAACGGTTTTAATTACTGGTGAAAGCGGTACCGGCAAAGAGTTATTCGCCCACAGTATTCATAATGAAAGTAACAGGTCCAAAGGTCCTTTTGTCGCCGTAAATTGTGCTGCATTGCCAGAAAATTTATTAGAGAGTGAATTGTTTGGATATGAAGAGGGAGCTTTTACCGGGGCCAAGAAGGGCGGTAAAATTGGGTTATTCGAACTGGCACATGGCGGCACTATTTTTCTTGACGAAATTGCCGAAGTGTCTTTACAGGTTCAGGCCCGCCTGTTAAGGGCCTTGCAGGAATGTGAAATAATGAGGCTTGGCAGCGACAGGGTTATCCCCGTTGATGTCAGAATCATTGCAGCCACAAACAAGGATTTGAGTGCAGCAGTACAGCAGGGGAAATTCCGTAACGATTTATACTACCGCCTGGAAGTGCTGGACTTAGAAATTCCCCCTCTAAGGAAAAGAAAAGATGATATTGAAGTTCTAGCCAATTATTTTAAAGATATATTGAGTCATCAAATAAGCAAAAATGTTCCCGACTTAACACCAACTGCAATAGAACAATTAAAAAAATATGACTGGCCGGGTAATGTCAGAGAATTGAGAAATGTAATTGAAAAGTATGTTTTATTAATTGAAGATAATCAAAATTGTGACGATTTAATTATAAAATTAATAAATGAAAAAATTTTAAAATCTTTTAACATAAAAGCCGATGACTCTGAACACATTACCATAAAAATAGGCAAATGGGAAGATATGGAACAACAAATCCTCGAATATTTAAAGTCTAAGGGAACAAGCATTAAAGACTTAACTAAAATACTTGGAACAAGCCGCACAACTATTTGGCGAAAGTTAAAG
- a CDS encoding nitronate monooxygenase encodes MKTRVTELLGIQYPIIQGGMQWLSRAEFAAAVSNAGGLGIITAATHPTKEDLIKEIRKTRSLTDKPFGVNISMLPGVGPGEKTAQYFEAVVEEKVPVVETSGRNPEEFVPLLKKEGIKLIHKVPAVRYAKKAEQVGADAVTIVGFECGGHPGMDDVTTLVLTPKTVDSINIPVIAGGGIADARGFVAALSLGAEGVVMGTRFIATTESLAHWKYKEWMVNAQETDTMIIQRSIRNAARVMKNSAAKKVLEMEARGAGLEELLTVISGQVGRRALFEGNIEEGTIAMGQCVGLINEVKPIKEVIEEIVREGEAILSRLQKIWGRAY; translated from the coding sequence ATGAAAACTAGGGTTACCGAACTTTTGGGCATACAATACCCGATTATTCAAGGGGGCATGCAGTGGCTGTCCCGCGCCGAATTTGCGGCTGCCGTTTCAAATGCCGGTGGGCTGGGCATTATTACTGCCGCCACCCATCCGACTAAGGAGGACTTGATAAAAGAAATTCGTAAAACCCGCTCGTTAACAGATAAGCCGTTTGGGGTTAATATTTCAATGCTGCCGGGAGTGGGGCCCGGAGAAAAAACTGCTCAATATTTTGAGGCCGTAGTGGAGGAGAAGGTGCCGGTGGTAGAGACGTCCGGGCGTAACCCGGAAGAATTTGTCCCCCTTTTAAAAAAAGAAGGGATTAAATTGATACATAAAGTCCCGGCAGTCCGTTACGCCAAAAAAGCCGAGCAGGTGGGGGCGGATGCGGTGACAATCGTGGGGTTTGAGTGTGGCGGCCATCCCGGCATGGACGACGTAACTACCCTGGTTTTAACGCCAAAAACAGTAGATAGTATAAACATCCCGGTTATTGCCGGGGGCGGCATTGCTGACGCCCGGGGGTTTGTGGCGGCCCTGTCTCTGGGTGCCGAGGGGGTAGTGATGGGTACTAGGTTTATAGCAACCACTGAGTCCCTGGCGCACTGGAAATACAAGGAGTGGATGGTTAATGCCCAAGAAACGGATACTATGATTATCCAGCGGTCCATTCGAAATGCCGCCCGGGTGATGAAAAACTCGGCTGCCAAAAAGGTTCTGGAAATGGAGGCCCGTGGTGCTGGCCTGGAAGAATTACTTACCGTAATTAGCGGGCAGGTGGGGCGCCGTGCGTTGTTTGAAGGGAATATTGAAGAGGGAACTATCGCCATGGGCCAGTGTGTCGGTCTGATTAATGAAGTTAAGCCGATAAAAGAAGTTATTGAGGAGATTGTTAGGGAGGGGGAGGCAATCCTATCACGCTTACAGAAGATATGGGGCAGGGCTTATTAA